In one window of Larimichthys crocea isolate SSNF unplaced genomic scaffold, L_crocea_2.0 scaffold100, whole genome shotgun sequence DNA:
- the mrps12 gene encoding small ribosomal subunit protein uS12m isoform X1 → MKTGSTLVLAVLLPVHVSSCARFDFSSKRNFKVKEPLGASPVRSPVRFVPDPRAGMSSLWRLRPVMTSLLQVSQHASAWTGPVLSRTMATLNQMHRMGKPKPPPQSVSATFGRPQLKAVVLKTMIRKPKKPNSANRKCARLRLSNGKEVVAFIPGEGHNLQEHNVVLVEGGRTQDLPGVKLKVVRGKYDCAHVVKKKQ, encoded by the exons ATGAAAACCGGAAGCACACTTGTGCTGGCGGTATTACTTCCGGTGCACGTTAGTTCCTGCGCTCGGTTTGACTTCAGTTCAAAGAGGAACTTCAAAGTAAAAGAGCCGCTCGGAGCCTCACCTGTCCGCTCA CCTGTCCGGTTCGTCCCGGATCCTCGAGCAG GAATGTCTTCGTTGTGGCGCCTGAgaccagtgatgacatcactgcttcaAG TCTCCCAGCATGCTTCTGCCTGGACCGGTCCCGTCCTCTCCAGGACCATGGCCACTCTCAACCAGATGCACCGCATGGGGAAGCCCAAACCGCCTCCTCAGTCCGTCAGCGCCACGTTCGGCCGGCCCCAGCTGAAGGCCGTGGTCCTGAAGACCATGATCCGAAAGCCCAAGAAACCCAACTCCGCCAACAGGAAGTGCGCTCGACTGCGGCTGTCTAACGGGAAGGAGGTGGTGGCCTTCATCCCCGGGGAGGGACACAACCTGCAGGAGCACAACGTGGTGCTGGTGGAGGGCGGGAGGACGCAGGACCTGCCCGGGGTCAAACTCAAGGTGGTCCGAGGAAAGTATGACTGTGCCCATGTGGTGAAGAAGAAACAGTAG
- the mrps12 gene encoding small ribosomal subunit protein uS12m isoform X2 → MSSLWRLRPVMTSLLQVSQHASAWTGPVLSRTMATLNQMHRMGKPKPPPQSVSATFGRPQLKAVVLKTMIRKPKKPNSANRKCARLRLSNGKEVVAFIPGEGHNLQEHNVVLVEGGRTQDLPGVKLKVVRGKYDCAHVVKKKQ, encoded by the exons ATGTCTTCGTTGTGGCGCCTGAgaccagtgatgacatcactgcttcaAG TCTCCCAGCATGCTTCTGCCTGGACCGGTCCCGTCCTCTCCAGGACCATGGCCACTCTCAACCAGATGCACCGCATGGGGAAGCCCAAACCGCCTCCTCAGTCCGTCAGCGCCACGTTCGGCCGGCCCCAGCTGAAGGCCGTGGTCCTGAAGACCATGATCCGAAAGCCCAAGAAACCCAACTCCGCCAACAGGAAGTGCGCTCGACTGCGGCTGTCTAACGGGAAGGAGGTGGTGGCCTTCATCCCCGGGGAGGGACACAACCTGCAGGAGCACAACGTGGTGCTGGTGGAGGGCGGGAGGACGCAGGACCTGCCCGGGGTCAAACTCAAGGTGGTCCGAGGAAAGTATGACTGTGCCCATGTGGTGAAGAAGAAACAGTAG